In Palaemon carinicauda isolate YSFRI2023 chromosome 14, ASM3689809v2, whole genome shotgun sequence, the following proteins share a genomic window:
- the LOC137653553 gene encoding tRNA-splicing endonuclease subunit Sen34-like, with translation METNDNKIKVDVDESIKVEIDVDEGSSVGMSVSDDKKVKMEMDEELKILNITINHGRAHLWNSEDVHYARTKHRIVGTMVGSLPRHPHQTSVLGLPLQLMPEEVTLLLEKGFGKPICYVEFTNSPSQVLVDEFKEKRQKCYEEQISAAFRHRKQEIESNAEKILKGKLKKLENKNFPNPGLTKEKVIEMECEKIQKLPENHQLIQIFTEHPMIDHFKPIDINWSYPKGQQEKLKYDVFKDLWERGYYITSGTKFGGDFLLYDGDPILFHATFIVKCVKKFQQVSNCDLMTMSRLANATKKTLVLATCERNKPSYRSFQLVEDKLISDQIWQQD, from the coding sequence ATGGAAACAAACGATAATAAAATCAAGGTAGATGTGGACGAAAGTATAAAAGTTGAAATAGATGTGGATGAAGGCAGCAGTGTTGGAATGAGTGTCAGTGATGATAAAAAAGTTAAGATGGAAATGGATGAAGAACTCAAAATATTAAACATAACAATAAATCATGGACGAGCACACTTGTGGAATTCTGAAGACGTACATTATGCAAGAACTAAGCATCGTATTGTGGGTACCATGGTAGGTTCCTTGCCAAGGCACCCTCACCAAACCTCTGTTTTAGGCTTGCCTTTGCAGCTAATGCCTGAAGAGGTAACCCTGTTGCTGGAAAAAGGCTTTGGAAAACCTATCTGCTATGTAGAATTTACGAATTCTCCATCACAGGTGTTAGTGGACGAGTTTAAAGAAAAGCGTCAGAAGTGTTATGAAGAACAGATAAGTGCTGCTTTTAGGCACAGGAAACAAGAAATTGAAAGTAATGCAGAGAAAATTTTGAAAGGAAAGCTGAAAAagttagaaaataaaaatttccctAATCCTGGattaacaaaagaaaaagtaatagaaaTGGAGTGTGAGAAAATACAAAAGCTACCAGAGAATCATCAACTCATTCAGATATTTACAGAACATCCTATGATTGATCATTTTAAACCCATTGACATCAATTGGTCTTATCCGAAAGGccaacaggaaaaattaaagtATGATGTATTTAAGGACCTTTGGGAAAGAGGATATTATATAACTTCTGGTACAAAGTTTGGAGGTGACTTTCTCCTCTATGATGGAGACCCAATTCTTTTCCATGCAACATTTATAGTTAAATGTGTCAAGAAATTTCAGCAAGTTAGTAACTGTGATTTAATGACCATGAGTCGGTTAGCAAATGCTACGAAGAAAACTTTAGTTCTTGCCACTTGTGAAAGGAATAAGCCTAGTTACAGATCTTTCCAGTTGGTAGAGGATAAGTTAATTTCTGATCAGATATGGCAACAGGATTAG